A stretch of Paludisphaera borealis DNA encodes these proteins:
- the xseA gene encoding exodeoxyribonuclease VII large subunit, with protein MASSSGFEFFQSPYNSVFESVGELTERIKATLESDFGQTAVRGEISNLARPRSGHIYFSLKDNAACIRAVMWKGAAQRLVFDLSDGLAVRLLGRLTVYSPRGEYQIIVDAIEPEGVGAQELAFRQLVARLSAEGLFDPDRKRPLPRYPRRIAIVTSPTGAAVRDLLQVTGRRWNGTDVLIVPTLVQGVGAGKQIAAAIELAGLAPGVEVVIVARGGGSSEDLGAFNDEAVVRAIAGSRVPVVSAVGHEIDVTLADLAADRRALTPSEAGELVVPDAAEVAMHLDRLAQALHRASEVRLRDARARLDRLSQGIKTAIGHDLDGRRHRLDRLKASLEALNPLAVLARGYSLTLAEDGRTLVRDPSQAPAGTLIHTQLASGRLTSRVEAS; from the coding sequence ATGGCGAGCAGCTCCGGGTTCGAGTTCTTCCAGAGTCCGTACAACTCGGTGTTCGAATCGGTCGGCGAGCTGACCGAGCGGATCAAGGCGACGCTCGAATCCGACTTCGGGCAAACGGCGGTCCGCGGCGAGATCTCGAACCTCGCGCGGCCCCGGTCGGGGCACATCTATTTCAGCCTCAAGGACAACGCCGCCTGCATCCGCGCGGTGATGTGGAAGGGCGCCGCCCAGCGCCTGGTTTTCGACCTCTCCGACGGCCTGGCCGTGCGGCTGCTCGGCCGATTGACCGTGTATTCCCCGCGCGGGGAGTACCAGATCATCGTCGACGCGATCGAGCCGGAAGGGGTCGGCGCCCAGGAGCTGGCGTTCCGGCAACTGGTCGCCCGGCTCTCGGCCGAGGGGCTGTTCGACCCCGACCGCAAGCGGCCGTTGCCCCGCTATCCGCGACGAATCGCGATCGTCACCAGCCCCACCGGGGCGGCCGTCCGCGACCTCCTCCAGGTCACCGGCCGGCGCTGGAACGGGACCGACGTATTGATCGTGCCCACGCTCGTCCAAGGGGTCGGGGCGGGCAAACAGATCGCCGCCGCGATCGAGCTGGCGGGCCTCGCGCCGGGGGTCGAGGTCGTGATCGTCGCGCGAGGGGGCGGCAGCTCCGAAGACCTGGGCGCGTTCAACGACGAGGCCGTGGTGCGGGCGATCGCCGGGTCGCGCGTGCCGGTCGTCTCGGCCGTCGGCCACGAGATCGACGTGACCCTGGCCGACCTCGCCGCCGACCGCCGCGCGCTCACTCCCAGCGAGGCCGGCGAACTCGTCGTCCCCGACGCCGCCGAGGTCGCCATGCACCTCGACCGCCTCGCCCAGGCGCTTCATCGCGCCAGCGAAGTCCGGCTCCGCGACGCCCGCGCCCGCCTCGACCGCCTCAGCCAGGGCATCAAGACCGCGATCGGCCACGACCTCGACGGCCGCCGCCACCGCCTCGACCGCCTCAAAGCCTCGCTCGAAGCCCTCAACCCCCTCGCCGTTCTGGCCCGAGGCTACAGCCTCACCCTCGCCGAAGACGGCCGCACCCTGGTCCGCGACCCCTCCCAGGCCCCCGCCGGCACCCTCATCCACACCCAGCTCGCCTCCGGCCGCCTCACCAGCCGCGTCGAAGCCTCCTGA
- a CDS encoding Ig-like domain-containing protein — protein MSKATTQPTGPWFKRGFLNATKPIERRKRRLRDECRLRLERLEDRTMLNASIDIDAAGLLTYNTDPVNIETLKVSVSGNVYTFTSDLNIDILGNSAGLPATGDGEHTVKVTGINTLTVNIRQHGACFIESTNVATHLTSFANNGAFYLGSYVAGDGLSKLTAPLSVVAGTGAVDTRLDLYDSSSSLGAHYTVTSQSIESTRGFGGVTFSGIDRLNLYGAAITYEENSSYDVLSTPEDAVTTIVSYAQGGSSHFNVETTATTGGDTSLYLTGELGWCTYDIRSASSPIFLGGGQESAIVNLTADSTTSGIRSLVNISSLGAYNVFVDNSAGADGTNSLLTGSSQTSEVATLSHFGGEGGFLTFSTTSVRTLTYWSARGRDNSLTLDFDHGIPLPVGGTSVFNYDGGGTPNSRSDLILVGSPPTGVFPSESHAVSGGGSGSIAFPNFNNNLNTTVNYSGLAPDGLTDLPPTHNYTFNYLGAPDIPIVVGAGDGAAAPGNIQTLQISSLGASPAFFATDIANKSTVRVKSDDDSKGYITTVNYKVSAAAAGITTLILAGGNGGDQARLIQSLPGVAVRVDQGDGDDLAYVNLPGSAAAASTALDGGGGNDSLTIDARGVGLTAGNFSVGADGWTIISGATVPGAGISYAGYESVTVIIDGLPSLSPSVTSAKINAVQGQRLVDTIVGTFNTAAPGARASDFVSTINWGDGSSSAGAIVQDASNPPVFYVMGTHTYYEAPAWLTTSITVFAPASATTQFINGVPVAFTPLPATASGTAVVASAAISLVVNSFSGFENVAPDQLKYVAATFTDPGMNPAFVNPTGLYAASINWGDGSGVFPIPFSEIARNGTSNSFTITLPQHVYATPGSYVVTVSVSDGPVVVGSTAVTATATGVAHIADAPLTASPVQPVIPAASEGVLFSDQVIGSFTDLNPIPDLASYTVTIDWGDGSPQSAGRVIQPGGPGTVLQILGTHTYADSLAPGATVLVPAIFPPFENTFTGTYPLRISVRDAYGSAANLANTITVNDRPITVSGRLDPASDSGVSNSDAITNVSQPTFQGFVSEGGAKVSLYIWSRNEAGLLLPFGGGQTTTDSAGAWSFTSDTALPDGSYTVYAQAFDHLGHTTSAVITVVANLVIDTVGPKVTNLVFDNRGGRVLVTFQDSRGVNGTGVGLNFATIVDANNYRFAFIKSPVKGFKPGAPWLATGISAAPGTAVGPQTATILINGGRGMRGGRYLFTVKSVDPANLTGVQDLAGNALDGEFYSFFPSGNNHVGGNFVAELDAVHHRVYAPKTTVGTASPVTPPGARGIDRFIGRNGRQSPKAAASRRAFAVAHPLQTQILKTAKLSSLR, from the coding sequence ATGAGCAAGGCGACGACGCAGCCGACCGGCCCTTGGTTCAAGCGGGGATTTCTGAACGCGACGAAGCCGATCGAGCGCCGCAAGCGCCGTCTCCGCGACGAATGTCGCCTGCGACTGGAGCGCCTGGAAGATCGCACAATGCTGAACGCGTCGATCGACATCGACGCCGCAGGGTTGCTGACCTACAACACAGATCCTGTGAACATCGAGACTCTCAAGGTCTCGGTCTCGGGCAACGTCTACACGTTTACATCCGACTTAAACATCGACATCCTTGGCAATTCCGCGGGGCTCCCCGCAACCGGCGATGGAGAGCATACAGTCAAGGTGACGGGAATCAACACCTTGACAGTGAACATTCGTCAGCACGGTGCGTGCTTCATCGAAAGCACGAATGTCGCCACACATTTAACATCGTTTGCGAACAACGGCGCATTCTACCTCGGCAGCTACGTCGCGGGAGACGGCCTCTCCAAGCTAACTGCGCCCCTCTCCGTCGTCGCTGGCACCGGAGCTGTCGACACACGTCTCGATCTCTATGACAGCAGTTCGAGCCTCGGTGCGCACTACACCGTCACATCGCAATCCATCGAGTCGACTCGAGGTTTTGGGGGAGTGACCTTCTCCGGCATTGACCGCCTCAACCTGTACGGCGCAGCCATCACATACGAGGAGAATTCGAGTTACGACGTCCTCAGCACGCCGGAAGACGCCGTCACGACGATCGTCTCCTATGCTCAAGGCGGATCCAGTCACTTCAACGTCGAGACGACGGCGACGACAGGCGGCGATACTTCGCTTTATCTGACCGGCGAATTGGGCTGGTGCACATACGACATCCGGAGCGCCTCCAGTCCCATTTTCCTCGGTGGAGGCCAAGAAAGCGCGATCGTCAATCTCACTGCCGATTCGACGACGTCCGGCATTCGTAGCCTCGTGAATATCAGCTCATTAGGCGCCTACAACGTATTCGTCGACAACTCGGCCGGAGCCGACGGAACGAATTCGCTGTTGACCGGCTCAAGCCAGACATCCGAGGTCGCCACCCTAAGCCATTTCGGCGGCGAGGGAGGCTTCTTGACCTTCAGTACGACCTCGGTCCGCACGCTCACCTACTGGAGCGCGAGGGGGAGGGACAATTCGCTGACCCTGGATTTCGACCATGGCATCCCGTTGCCGGTCGGCGGCACGTCGGTCTTCAACTACGATGGAGGCGGAACTCCGAATTCCAGGAGTGACCTGATCCTCGTGGGATCGCCCCCCACCGGTGTCTTTCCGAGCGAATCGCATGCTGTGTCAGGTGGCGGCTCGGGCTCGATCGCATTCCCGAATTTCAATAACAATCTCAACACCACGGTGAATTACTCTGGACTCGCGCCGGACGGCCTCACCGACTTGCCCCCAACGCACAATTATACGTTCAACTATCTGGGCGCGCCCGACATCCCCATCGTCGTCGGGGCGGGCGACGGCGCAGCCGCACCGGGGAACATCCAGACCCTCCAGATCTCCTCCCTGGGTGCGTCGCCTGCGTTCTTCGCCACGGACATCGCGAACAAGTCAACCGTCAGGGTCAAGTCCGACGACGACTCGAAGGGTTACATCACGACGGTCAACTACAAAGTCTCGGCGGCGGCCGCTGGAATCACCACGCTGATCCTCGCCGGCGGGAACGGCGGCGATCAGGCCCGGCTGATTCAGTCGCTGCCAGGAGTGGCTGTCCGTGTCGATCAGGGAGACGGCGACGATCTGGCGTACGTCAACTTGCCCGGTTCCGCCGCAGCGGCCTCGACGGCGCTCGACGGCGGCGGAGGGAACGACTCTCTGACGATCGACGCCCGGGGGGTGGGATTGACGGCGGGCAACTTCTCCGTCGGCGCGGACGGATGGACAATCATCTCGGGTGCGACCGTACCGGGGGCCGGCATATCGTACGCTGGCTACGAAAGCGTGACCGTGATCATCGACGGACTTCCTTCCCTCTCGCCGAGCGTGACGAGTGCGAAGATTAACGCGGTGCAGGGCCAGCGCCTGGTCGACACAATCGTCGGCACTTTCAATACCGCCGCGCCAGGGGCCAGGGCGAGCGACTTCGTCTCCACGATCAACTGGGGCGACGGTTCTAGTTCCGCCGGAGCCATCGTCCAGGACGCCTCGAATCCTCCTGTCTTCTACGTGATGGGCACGCATACCTATTACGAGGCCCCCGCGTGGCTGACCACCTCGATAACCGTCTTCGCGCCTGCTTCCGCCACGACTCAATTCATCAACGGCGTGCCCGTTGCATTCACGCCCTTGCCAGCCACGGCGTCCGGAACGGCTGTCGTGGCCAGCGCGGCGATCAGCCTGGTCGTCAACTCGTTCAGCGGCTTCGAGAACGTTGCGCCGGACCAGCTGAAATACGTGGCGGCCACGTTCACCGACCCGGGAATGAACCCCGCCTTCGTCAATCCCACGGGCCTTTACGCCGCGAGCATCAACTGGGGAGACGGCTCGGGCGTCTTCCCGATCCCGTTCTCGGAGATCGCGCGCAACGGGACCTCGAACAGCTTCACCATCACTTTGCCGCAGCACGTCTATGCCACACCGGGCAGCTACGTGGTGACGGTCTCCGTCAGTGACGGCCCGGTCGTCGTCGGCTCCACGGCGGTCACCGCGACCGCGACGGGCGTCGCGCACATCGCCGACGCCCCCCTGACGGCCTCGCCGGTCCAGCCCGTGATTCCGGCCGCCAGCGAGGGCGTCCTGTTCTCGGACCAGGTGATCGGCTCGTTCACCGACCTCAATCCCATTCCCGACCTCGCGAGCTACACGGTCACGATCGACTGGGGCGACGGCTCGCCGCAATCGGCCGGAAGGGTCATCCAGCCGGGCGGACCGGGAACCGTCCTACAGATCTTGGGCACGCATACCTATGCCGACTCTCTTGCACCGGGAGCCACCGTCCTCGTACCGGCAATATTCCCACCCTTCGAGAACACCTTCACGGGGACTTATCCACTCCGCATCTCCGTTCGGGACGCCTACGGGTCGGCGGCGAACCTGGCCAACACGATCACCGTCAATGACCGGCCGATCACCGTTTCGGGCCGTCTCGACCCCGCCAGCGACTCGGGCGTCTCCAACAGCGATGCGATCACCAACGTGTCTCAGCCGACCTTTCAGGGTTTCGTCAGTGAAGGAGGAGCGAAAGTCTCCCTGTACATCTGGTCGAGGAACGAGGCTGGCTTGCTGCTCCCCTTCGGAGGCGGCCAGACCACCACTGACAGTGCGGGCGCCTGGAGCTTCACCTCCGACACGGCCTTGCCCGACGGCTCCTATACGGTTTACGCCCAGGCCTTCGACCACCTCGGTCACACGACCAGCGCGGTCATCACCGTGGTCGCGAACCTCGTCATCGACACCGTCGGCCCCAAGGTGACGAACCTCGTGTTCGACAACCGCGGCGGCCGGGTGCTCGTCACCTTCCAGGACTCCAGGGGCGTGAACGGCACCGGCGTCGGGCTCAACTTCGCCACGATCGTCGACGCCAACAACTACCGGTTCGCGTTCATCAAGTCGCCAGTAAAGGGCTTCAAGCCCGGGGCTCCGTGGCTCGCGACCGGGATCTCGGCCGCGCCGGGGACCGCCGTCGGCCCCCAAACCGCCACGATCCTGATCAACGGCGGCCGAGGCATGCGAGGCGGCCGCTACCTGTTCACGGTCAAGTCGGTCGATCCGGCCAACCTGACCGGCGTGCAGGACCTCGCCGGCAACGCGCTCGACGGCGAGTTCTACAGCTTCTTCCCGTCGGGCAACAACCACGTCGGCGGCAATTTCGTCGCCGAACTCGACGCGGTGCATCACCGGGTCTACGCCCCGAAAACCACCGTGGGAACGGCCAGCCCGGTCACTCCTCCCGGCGCTCGCGGCATCGACCGATTCATCGGTCGCAACGGCAGGCAGTCACCCAAGGCCGCGGCCAGCAGAAGAGCGTTCGCCGTCGCACATCCGCTACAAACCCAAATCTTAAAAACAGCGAAGCTAAGCAGTCTGCGTTGA
- a CDS encoding beta strand repeat-containing protein, translated as MLNASINIDAASLLTYNTDAAVAEHLNVSVSGNVYTFASDQNIDIASNVPGLIITNPGTPTVTVTGITGLTVDAGFTADSVSVLSSNVPTAINLTASDATVIVGDLGNSAGLGAISAPITVTGPAVTTLNSLSLVDSGSTANTSYTIKPTTVVADNGFGGLTYAGVSNLYVVEAQGTPGGSNIFSVRGTADGVATALDGTLNKAGNQFNVYQTGATGSLALWGGSGDSSFVVIQASVPVNVHGGAGQNRVDVGTTFVGTTGVASAVTLSTNTANPFDIDVDDNDGTTDDSWVLAAQATPSTLAQLTGLSAGGSLLYDPTQVKALTISTASGKTNRLTINVGNGYPLPSAGGAPTFTYHGGAEAGVSTSDLVLIGALPTGPVTSELHLVTGAGTGAVTFSNAASPIFYDGLSSHSIYDTVPVTNYIFNDTADADGRVLIKEGVNSALTGNVQSLLITSLGTPSSFADTYLANKTNITANVSNGASETETTVNYGIAAPVAGLSTLTVATNQGADAAKLVALPPGVTTNLKQLNGNDRAYLTLQGTANTPATNLDGGLGYDNLIIDAGGLPITPGNFAPGLGGSTVISGAPLPGGPITYVNYERLYVSNLAAVQPVVTASTIHAVQGQRLVDVVAGTFTSAAPGAKAGDFASTIHWGDGSASAGVIVQDASNPSIFYVMGTHTYYGDSFALTTQTSVTVVSAGSQTTTMINGVPVTFYTPGSDPVTANGIAVIDNASISLTVGSFSGFENITPNPLDVFTASFTDHGGVNPADANPAGHYSVVINWGDGSAPLPAPASSIVQNGTSNSYTVTVPQHVYSTPGSYVVTVTVSDDNPIPVITTATGVATIADAPLSPSDLILPIPPATEGVQITGQRLVEFFDANPKSHVGDFTVTIDWGDGSPMSYGSLIQPGGIGGTYFVVGTHTYTDALRAGAPPVAWGPGPIAGPLTAVGTYPIRIFVQDTYGSAVNLATTITVNDNPLTLGGKLNPLSDSGASNSDGITNVAQPNFQGSTSEGGALVYVYATPTGGAPMLIGRTTADANGAWSVTSTSALADGGYVIQAQAYDATGHTVSALTTVTPSLVIDTVGPKITDLVFDNLGGQVIATFQDFGGVNGAGVGLNFATIVDANNYRFALIKSAVRGYKPPVQWIVGGIAVQPGTTVGPQTAAIKINDGRGIRGGRYLFTVRSVDPANLTGVQDLAGNALDGEFYSFFPSGNNHVGGDFVAELDAVHHRIYAPKTTVGTASPVTPPGVRGVDRFIARNPKPLPTAAAAVRLSTARLTAARTSTLAPRALLRVR; from the coding sequence ATGCTGAACGCGTCGATCAACATCGACGCGGCGTCGCTGCTGACTTACAACACGGACGCCGCGGTCGCCGAGCACCTCAACGTTTCGGTCTCGGGGAACGTCTACACGTTCGCGTCGGATCAGAACATCGACATCGCGTCGAACGTACCCGGTCTGATCATCACCAACCCCGGCACCCCCACGGTGACGGTGACCGGGATCACCGGCCTGACGGTCGACGCCGGCTTCACGGCGGACTCGGTGAGCGTCCTCAGCTCGAACGTGCCGACGGCGATCAACCTGACTGCGAGCGACGCGACGGTGATCGTGGGCGACCTCGGCAACAGCGCCGGCCTGGGAGCGATCTCGGCGCCCATCACGGTGACCGGTCCCGCTGTCACGACGCTCAACTCGTTGTCGCTGGTCGACTCCGGATCGACCGCGAACACCTCGTATACGATCAAACCCACGACGGTGGTCGCCGACAACGGGTTCGGCGGCCTGACGTACGCGGGGGTCTCCAATCTGTACGTGGTCGAGGCGCAAGGCACGCCGGGAGGCTCGAACATCTTCTCGGTGCGGGGCACCGCGGACGGGGTCGCGACGGCTCTCGACGGGACCCTGAACAAGGCCGGGAACCAGTTCAACGTCTACCAGACAGGCGCCACGGGCTCTCTGGCCCTTTGGGGCGGCTCGGGCGACAGCAGCTTCGTCGTGATTCAGGCCTCGGTGCCGGTGAACGTCCACGGCGGCGCCGGACAGAACCGCGTCGACGTGGGGACCACGTTCGTCGGCACGACAGGCGTCGCCTCTGCGGTCACACTCTCGACCAACACCGCCAATCCCTTCGACATCGACGTCGACGACAACGACGGCACGACCGACGACTCGTGGGTCCTGGCCGCCCAGGCCACGCCGTCGACGCTCGCCCAATTGACGGGCCTCAGCGCCGGCGGCTCGCTCCTCTACGATCCCACCCAGGTCAAAGCGCTCACAATCTCTACCGCCTCGGGCAAGACCAACCGCCTCACGATCAACGTCGGCAACGGCTATCCCTTGCCGTCGGCCGGAGGCGCGCCGACCTTCACCTATCACGGCGGCGCCGAGGCGGGCGTTTCGACGAGCGACCTGGTCCTCATCGGCGCCCTGCCGACCGGCCCGGTCACTTCCGAGCTTCACCTGGTGACCGGCGCAGGCACGGGTGCCGTCACGTTCTCCAACGCCGCCTCTCCCATCTTCTACGACGGCCTGTCATCGCACAGCATCTACGACACTGTGCCGGTGACCAATTACATCTTCAACGACACGGCCGACGCCGACGGTCGCGTGCTGATCAAGGAAGGCGTGAATTCGGCTCTGACTGGCAACGTCCAGTCGCTCTTGATCACGTCGCTGGGCACGCCCTCGTCGTTCGCCGACACCTACCTGGCGAACAAGACGAACATCACCGCGAACGTCAGCAACGGCGCGAGCGAGACCGAGACGACGGTCAACTACGGCATCGCCGCGCCCGTCGCGGGACTCTCGACCCTGACCGTCGCCACCAACCAGGGTGCGGACGCGGCCAAGCTCGTCGCGCTGCCGCCGGGCGTCACGACCAACCTCAAGCAGCTCAACGGCAACGACCGCGCGTATCTCACCCTCCAGGGGACCGCCAACACCCCCGCGACGAACCTCGACGGCGGCCTCGGCTACGACAATCTGATCATCGACGCCGGCGGCCTGCCGATCACCCCCGGCAACTTCGCGCCCGGCCTGGGCGGTTCCACGGTGATCTCCGGCGCCCCGTTGCCGGGCGGACCGATCACCTACGTCAATTATGAGCGTCTCTACGTCTCCAACCTGGCCGCCGTTCAGCCGGTGGTCACGGCCTCGACCATCCACGCCGTCCAGGGCCAGCGGCTCGTCGACGTCGTCGCGGGCACCTTCACGAGCGCCGCGCCGGGGGCCAAGGCCGGCGATTTCGCGTCGACGATCCACTGGGGCGACGGCTCCGCGAGCGCCGGCGTGATCGTTCAGGACGCCTCCAATCCCTCGATCTTCTACGTGATGGGAACGCACACCTATTACGGGGACTCCTTCGCGCTGACGACGCAAACCTCCGTCACCGTGGTCTCCGCCGGCAGCCAGACCACAACGATGATCAACGGCGTGCCCGTCACGTTCTACACCCCGGGGAGCGATCCGGTCACGGCGAACGGCATCGCCGTGATCGACAACGCGTCGATCAGCCTGACGGTGGGCTCGTTCAGCGGGTTTGAGAACATCACGCCCAACCCGCTCGACGTCTTCACGGCCTCGTTCACCGACCACGGCGGCGTCAACCCCGCCGACGCCAACCCCGCCGGACACTACTCGGTCGTCATCAACTGGGGCGACGGCTCGGCCCCGCTGCCCGCCCCAGCTTCGTCGATCGTCCAGAACGGGACGTCGAACAGCTACACCGTCACGGTCCCGCAGCACGTCTACTCCACCCCGGGCAGCTACGTGGTGACGGTCACCGTCTCCGACGACAACCCGATCCCGGTGATCACCACGGCCACCGGCGTCGCCACCATCGCCGACGCCCCCCTGAGCCCCTCGGATCTCATCCTGCCGATCCCCCCGGCCACCGAAGGGGTCCAGATCACCGGCCAGCGGCTCGTCGAGTTCTTCGACGCCAACCCGAAGTCGCACGTCGGCGACTTCACGGTCACGATCGACTGGGGCGACGGCTCGCCGATGTCATACGGCTCGCTCATCCAGCCTGGCGGCATCGGCGGGACGTACTTCGTCGTCGGCACGCACACGTACACGGACGCCCTTCGGGCGGGCGCTCCGCCGGTCGCATGGGGCCCCGGCCCGATCGCCGGCCCCCTCACCGCGGTCGGGACGTACCCGATCCGCATCTTCGTGCAGGACACCTACGGCTCGGCCGTGAACCTGGCCACCACGATCACCGTCAACGACAACCCGCTGACGCTCGGCGGCAAGCTCAACCCGCTGTCCGACTCGGGCGCGTCGAACTCCGACGGAATCACCAACGTCGCCCAGCCCAACTTCCAGGGCTCGACGAGTGAGGGCGGGGCGCTCGTCTACGTCTACGCCACGCCGACCGGCGGCGCGCCGATGTTGATCGGCCGGACCACGGCCGACGCCAACGGCGCGTGGAGCGTCACGTCGACCTCGGCCCTCGCCGACGGCGGCTACGTGATCCAGGCCCAGGCCTACGACGCCACCGGCCACACCGTCAGCGCGCTGACGACCGTGACGCCCAGCCTCGTCATCGACACGGTCGGGCCCAAGATCACCGACCTCGTGTTCGACAACCTCGGCGGCCAGGTGATCGCCACCTTCCAGGACTTCGGCGGCGTGAACGGCGCCGGCGTCGGGCTCAACTTCGCCACGATCGTCGACGCCAACAACTACCGGTTCGCGTTGATCAAGTCGGCGGTGCGAGGCTACAAGCCGCCGGTCCAATGGATCGTCGGCGGGATCGCGGTCCAGCCGGGCACGACCGTCGGCCCCCAGACCGCCGCGATCAAGATCAACGACGGCCGGGGCATCCGGGGCGGCCGCTACCTGTTCACGGTCCGGTCGGTCGATCCGGCCAACCTGACCGGCGTGCAGGACCTCGCCGGCAACGCCCTCGACGGCGAGTTCTACAGCTTCTTCCCGTCGGGCAACAACCACGTGGGCGGCGATTTCGTCGCCGAACTCGACGCGGTGCATCACCGGATCTACGCCCCGAAAACCACCGTGGGAACGGCCAGCCCGGTCACTCCTCCGGGCGTTCGCGGCGTTGATCGATTCATCGCCCGCAATCCCAAACCGTTGCCGACGGCCGCCGCCGCAGTCAGACTGTCAACCGCGAGGCTGACGGCCGCGCGGACGTCGACGCTCGCTCCGCGAGCGCTTCTCCGCGTTCGCTGA
- a CDS encoding amino acid adenylation domain-containing protein produces MDGRHLSQLLDAAADRRPDHPAVEDEHGRVLTFAELHRGADRLAARLSRWGAERGDRIGLWLPKSLEAVTAIHGILKAGAAYVPADPTGPATRAAGIFAAAGVKAVATTAKLAPALHQAWDAQEFHGPAPRLILVDDGAGIDSLAPGDALWSEIMADDALSPLPPPRDADDLAYILFTSGSTGKPKGVMLTHANAFTFIDWCQDALGPWRDDDRFSSHAPLHFDLSIFDLYVACRNAATLVLIGESLAKEPAALADYIEARRIRVWYSAPSILAMMTEHGRLDRDGFPAPRIVLFAGEVFPIAPLRRLRRLWPEARFWNLYGPTETNVCTAHPIPDTIADDRTEPFPIGTVCPPLEGRVVDEEGRTLPPGTLGELVIAGAGVMRGYFGQPELTDAAFFVADDGRRWYRTGDLVIDDGAGCHQFHGRRDRMVKKRGYRIELGEIESALYRNEGVDRAAVVAQSDDSGVSISAFVALKADAKKSLIAMKRHCSVYLPNYMIPDTITFLNSLPATSTDKIDYQKLKAMAAEEGSTP; encoded by the coding sequence ATGGATGGACGCCATCTCAGCCAGTTGCTGGACGCGGCCGCCGATCGGCGGCCCGACCACCCGGCCGTCGAGGACGAGCACGGCCGCGTCCTCACGTTCGCCGAACTCCATCGCGGAGCCGACCGGCTCGCGGCCCGGCTGTCGCGGTGGGGCGCCGAGCGGGGCGACCGCATCGGCCTCTGGCTCCCCAAGAGCCTGGAGGCCGTGACCGCGATCCACGGAATCCTCAAGGCCGGCGCGGCGTACGTGCCCGCCGACCCCACCGGCCCCGCGACCCGCGCCGCCGGCATCTTCGCCGCCGCCGGCGTCAAGGCCGTGGCGACCACCGCCAAGCTCGCCCCCGCGCTCCATCAGGCGTGGGACGCCCAGGAATTCCACGGCCCTGCCCCTCGCCTGATCCTCGTCGACGACGGCGCCGGAATCGACTCGCTCGCGCCGGGCGACGCGCTCTGGTCCGAGATCATGGCCGACGACGCCCTTTCGCCGCTGCCGCCTCCCCGCGACGCCGACGACCTGGCGTACATCCTCTTCACGTCGGGCTCGACCGGCAAACCCAAGGGCGTGATGCTCACGCACGCCAACGCGTTCACATTTATCGATTGGTGCCAGGACGCGCTGGGGCCCTGGCGCGACGACGACCGGTTCTCGTCGCACGCCCCGCTCCACTTCGACCTCTCGATCTTCGACCTCTACGTCGCGTGCCGGAACGCCGCGACCCTGGTTTTGATCGGCGAATCGCTGGCCAAGGAGCCGGCCGCCCTGGCCGATTACATCGAGGCCCGCCGGATTCGCGTCTGGTACTCGGCCCCGTCGATCCTGGCGATGATGACCGAGCACGGCCGGCTCGACCGCGATGGCTTTCCGGCGCCTCGGATCGTCCTCTTCGCCGGCGAGGTCTTCCCGATCGCGCCGTTGCGGCGGTTGAGACGGCTCTGGCCCGAGGCGCGGTTCTGGAACCTCTACGGGCCGACCGAGACCAACGTCTGCACCGCGCACCCGATCCCCGACACGATCGCCGACGACCGGACGGAACCGTTCCCGATCGGGACGGTCTGCCCGCCTCTGGAAGGCCGGGTGGTCGACGAGGAGGGGCGGACGCTCCCCCCGGGGACGCTCGGCGAGCTGGTGATCGCCGGTGCCGGCGTGATGCGCGGCTATTTCGGACAGCCCGAGCTGACCGACGCCGCGTTCTTCGTCGCCGACGACGGCCGCCGCTGGTATCGCACCGGCGACCTCGTGATCGACGACGGCGCCGGCTGCCATCAGTTCCACGGCCGCCGCGACCGCATGGTCAAGAAGCGCGGGTATCGCATCGAGCTGGGCGAGATCGAATCGGCGCTCTACCGCAACGAGGGCGTCGACCGGGCGGCAGTCGTCGCCCAGAGCGATGACTCGGGCGTCTCGATCTCGGCGTTCGTGGCGCTCAAGGCCGACGCCAAGAAGTCGCTGATCGCCATGAAGCGGCATTGCTCGGTCTACCTGCCCAACTACATGATCCCCGACACGATCACGTTCCTGAACAGCCTGCCGGCGACCTCGACCGACAAGATCGATTACCAGAAGCTCAAGGCGATGGCCGCCGAGGAGGGCTCGACCCCGTGA